The DNA window AAAATATTTTAGGCCAATGTAATTAGGTATTTACTCACGAAAATAAAGCTCATAATCGGTATCAAAAATAggttataataatattaaagtcAGCCTGTATGCTGTCCACAAGTGGACAATCTTATTCTTATTCCTActtgtgtttatattgtgttgTACACGGTAGCATTAtacaaatattttatatttctaacttTACATACTAGGTTTATACACTGTGTTATAGCATAAGgcacatattttttatatttttacacacttCACATACTTAGCACATTATACatcatttatattatttaaatattttacattatagTGTTAACACTGTAGCACAttgcatgtattttatttttgtaattttatatACTTCGTACTTATACCTATATTTCTACAGCATTTCTGATCCTGATTCTGAAAGCCATGTCTAAACTAGAAGATACACAAGTCGTAGGCTAGTTGTTTAAGTGTAATTAATCAGAGGGGATTGTGGGGTTATCTGGCTCGCTGTTTGCATGTTACctgttgtttagttttatttttaaacgaGATTATACAAGGTAATTTTAACATTACAAATTTCTAATACCAGTCTAGTCAGTGTTTTAATATAACTACTAAATTACAATAATTACCCTACTTTGTTTAacctgttttcttttattttgaatttctgTTGTATTTCCGGAAACCTTAcatcaaaatacaaaattaaatgtACTGTACGTGTCCTCTTACAATTTACTAATATGAAATCGTTTAAATCAATCATGTGATCcgtaattttattttgtcttgtgaGAGACttattctggcttcatatgagtagaggaaatgtccgctagctgctaagcTACTTTGCCAtaggcattttacatttttgtgctaataacattaccATTTTGTTATGTAGGGAAAATGTGCCCAAGTCTTTGAAAATGTCACCATaaagacatgtttaatgtgtgttttgaaacaactacacttAACAGCAATTCACAGAAACCTGACGTAGACTAGTGGTTTGGAGGTGTAATAGCAGAGTCAGACCAGGTACAAGCATGAGTGCTGAAAATGATGTGCATAGACCCTACACAGAGGGATGATGGTGGGAGCTGGTGGCTGTATCACAGCTCGATGTCGGCTGAAACAACAAATGAAAAGCAGTCACTCAGTGATGCCATGAAACAGGACCTTGGACAGCAACTGAGCTGCTGTTTTGGTGCTGAGTGCTTTGAGTGCTCTGTAGTTTCTTGGTTTTCTCCGTGCTCCTTTATATACACTTCTGTTTACcagatgttttgtttctgtgactcACTCTGTACTCGACATTTTAGCAGAGAGATTGTTAGCAAGTGGTTTGTCTGTGCGCTCGCCCTCCTCCCTGTCAGCATTTCTACTACCACCATTATGttgttcagacaaaaaaaaaaaatcagaaaaaataattaacttCATATTTATACACTTTTCTACCTTTAACTTCGTTTCTTATTCTCACACACCAGACGGTATGTCTTTAGATAAAGTGGGTGGCTCTTAGAAGAGCCGTTGTGTTGATGATCACATGTCAGCACATTTACTTGGAGCTGGTGTACTTGGTGACGGCCTTGGTGCCCTCAGACACGGCGTGCTTGGCCAGCTCACCGGGCAGCAGCAGGCGGACGGCGGTCTGGATctccctggaagtgatggtGGAGCGCTTGTTGTAGTGAGCCAGACGGGAGGCCTCACCGGCGATGCGCTCAAAGATGTCGCTCACAAACGAGTTCATGATGCCCATCGCCTTGGACGAGATGCCGGTGTCGGGGTGGACCTGCTTCAGCACCTTGTACACGTAGATGGCGTAGCTCTCCTTCCTggtcctcctctttttcttgcCGCTCTTACTGACGCTCTTAGACACGGCTTTCTTTGAGCCCTTCTTGGGCGCTTTGACGGTGGTTTCAGGCATGATCTGAACAACAAATTTCTCCTATAAGAAGTAACAGTACTAATCGGAAAGCGAACTTTTTGTATCCCCCTGATGCAAATAGTACTGTGCTGTCGCTCACACAGGATTGGTCAGCTTCTGAAGCTGGGGAACAATACAGTGGGTGGGTGAggggagaaagaagaaagaaaatcctgttatttaaatagtaaaaagaaaaagtcggTAGACCTATTATCAACAGGTTATAATACATTATAGTCTGTTTTACACAATAAGGACATTAAAACTGAACATAACCTCATGAATTTAATAACAAGTTAAAAGCATTTACAGCAATAGATGTTTTTATACCGGACATAGTCAGCACAGGTACAAATAATATCAGTCCCAGTAAGACCTTCCAGCATTTATTATTCATGTTGTTAATTACATGTGCGTTTTTGTCTGTCACAAGAGAGGATAGCACTTTTTAATGAGAAATACTCCACAAAGGGTTTATAAAATAGTCCAGATGCTTTGCAGCTAAGGTAAGTATTAACCTCTCCATTGGATAGCTTGCTAAAAAGACAGGACAAATGGACGTTTTATAATCAGGTATCTAAAAAGTTGTTTCCAATTAGTCGAATTTATCTGAGCTAACTGTGGTGCTCCTGCAAACTGGTTATTTTTAAGCAGGTTAATGTTTCATTCATGATTCATTACAAACCTGATTTTAGAAAAAGACAAACTCAGGTTCAACCTTCACCACAGCACATGCAACAACTTTCCAAAAGCAGCAACAGATTTTGAATCCAAAGGAAAATCAGTATTTATGTCATCTGTTTGAAGTTCTGGGAAAGGAAAAGAGTCCCACAAGTTTGCACATATATCTAGTAGCCTATTAACCATAGAGGGGTCTGTTAATGACCAGGACAAAGACGCATGTCTGTCCATTAAGGCCAATTGCCATATACAGCCTACACACAGGTACAAAGTCTACAGATATATTTCACTGCATTGTAAAAATCACTGCCAAGATACATAGtttttataattaataattaaagacTTAATTATGTGGAAAAACATTGCATAGCTGCATGCTTTTGCGAATACAATAAGATTACTGTATGTCATGTTAACACCATGAAACAATTTTAACATACTATGGAAACTTATTTCCACCAACGATTTTTAAAAAGGCATGAGAAACTAAGAAAATTATGCCATATCTCAATAAtgacatctcaaaataatgagacactTATGTTTTAGATTCTTAAAATGATGTGCAAGATACTGATTTAACGTATTTACATAatttgttgagatatttgaTCATTCAAATAATGACTGTCTACCAGCATTACATCTCACCACATATAATACATTTGTAAAAGCAGACTAAAGCCCAGAATACCcctggggagaaaaaaaaaaaaaaaaaacagacctcCGTCTGTGCTTCAAAGCCCAGTCTTAATATTTTAGGTTGTTTTCACGAATCCTCAGCTTGTTTCCAATTATTCATGACAGACGCATGGAAATGTAAGCCATAGGTTGTTAGAGATAACGTCTTATAATCGACCCGTTCTGTAGATGAAGCATGTGTTGTGAGTAGAGGAGTGAGCTCTTGAGTGAGGAGTgaggtggctcttaaaagagccgttgtgctttgtggagcagcagcagagtttaaGCTCTCTCTCCGCGGATGCGACGGGCCAGCTGGATGTCTTTGGGCATGATGGTGACTCTCTTGGCGTGGATGGCGCACAGGTTGGTGTCCTCAAACAGGCCCACCAGGTAAGCCTCACTGGCCTCCTGCAGAGCCATGACAGCGGAGCTCTGGAAGCGCAGGTCGGTCTTGAAGTCCTGAGCGATTTCTCGGACCAGGCGCTGGAAGGGCAGCTTGCGGATGAGCAGCTCCGTGGATTTCTGGTAGCGACGGATCTCTCTGAGAGCCACGGTACCGGGCCTGTAACGGTGAGGCTTCTTCACGCCGCCGGTGGCCGGGGCGCTCTTACGGGCAGCCTTGGTGGCCAGCTGCTTCCTCGGGGCTTTGCCTCCGGTGGATTTACGAGCGGTCTGCTTGGTTCTTGCCATGACTTCTCCTTTCGCTGATCAAGATAATAACGCAATGTTACGGGGAGACACGCTGCTTTTCAACTCTGAGACTGGCTGTAAAATTGTGACGTTGCTTCAGACCTCCGGCTCCTGATTGGTGAGGGACTCCTACGGAGCTCAGCACCGCCTGAAGGAGCGACCCACCGCCCGAGACTCCGCTGCTTATTGGCTGGAAATCCTTTCAAAGGGTCCGCCAAAATTCAGGCTGGGCcgccctctgctgctctgatgaAGCCTCTTTTCTGGTTGGTCTGGCAGGAACCGTCCCGCGCTCTGTGGATATATAGAGGAGGGTTTCAGCTGCTGAGAGAACACTTCTCTTTGTCCCGACTTTAGAGAGCAtctgaaaaatgagtggccGCGGAAAAACCGGTGGAAAAGCCAGAGCCAAGGCAAAGACCCGCTCCTCCCGTGCTGGGCTCCAGTTCCCAGTCGGCCGTGTCCACAGGCTGCTGCGCAAAGGAAACTATGCGGAGCGTGTCGGTGCCGGCGCCCCCGTCTACCTGGCGGCTGTGCTGGAGTACCTGACCGCTGAGATCCTGGAGTTGGCTGGAAACGCTGCCCGCGACAACAAGAAAACCCGTATCATCCCCCGTCACCTGCAGCTGGCTGTCCGCAACGACGAGGAGCTCAACAAgctgctgggcggagtgacCATCGCTCAGGGCGGCGTGCTGCCCAACATCCAGGCTGTTCTGCTGCCCAAGAAGACCGAGAAGGCCGCCAAGTCCAAGTAAACCTGGACACTCGTTGACTGCTGGAAACTAGCCCCCAAaaaggctcttttaagagccacgcAATCACCTGACAGAGCTGTGTTCTTATCTCTCTAATGCGTCAATCTGTGTAGCCTACTAGAACATGTACACGACTCCATTCCAAAAATGTCGTTACTTATTTACAAGAAATCATTGATAACTTTTCAGCCAGCTTTTATTGGCTGAGAAACCACTTATTACCTGAATGTAACCAGAAAGCCAATTAGATGAACACAGTGCTCAGGAGAACAAAGACTGCTGTTGACCCCATTCTGGGAGGGGAAATTCACCTTGTCAATAGATTTTAACAAGACGTTGCAAATGAAATTGCACCTTATTTAAAACcgtaattataaaaaaaacaagcatatCTGATAACATGTTATCCTCTAGTTTCACACATTACAATGAACAGCTCCATTTTGAGGccaactcaaaaaaaaaaagtttatattaTCTCTTAAATAGAGTTTACAGTTGGGCTAAAGCAGTGTTTAATTTTAACAGGAATTCAAACCatgttgataataaaaataaataagatcagttttaaaaagttgttgaactgtaatacatttttttaaaaaaaaaactgaactggcttttttgttttgtcttataTTTCCATCAGAGTTATGGTGGGATGTAACTTTACAActaatctgtatttttatatgctTATACTGTACAAGCAACTCtttctttatcttttcttttttaaaatgatatttgATATTTGCCATTGTATAATTTAATAACTCATCACTGCTCAGTCTTTATGAGTAACTGGTTATATgtcattaaattacaaaattaatGTAATTATCAGTTACACTTACTGgggaaaaaatatgtaattaaattacagtaaattacAATTATCGATCAAAATGATGGTGATTAAAGAGGTTACATTCGGATATAATCATTATATGTAGAATAAAACATCAAttatgttgctttgcatctttttgctgAATGTTTTCTTTCAGCAGAGTCTACTTTCacacatttttcagctttattacCCAGTTAAAAACATTTGTTAGGAAAGTTGAGTGCAATAACTTACATTGCTTTgatgaaataattaaaattgtTACATCACTTATtattttttcagtcattttattttattttcccatTTTATCATTTAACCTTGAATTTAATAAATTTACTTATTCATGGTATTCAGGTCAGGCTAATATTTTTTTACATGTCTGATATTAATTAAAATTCATGCTGAGTCGTTAGCAAAACGTGATTATTTGGCATAATTTTGCAAATTGAAATAAGCACTTTGAGAGTGCAGTAGAAGTTTCACTCAGAATAGATAGCACAATGCTATTACCTTTCCAAACTTTCGAGTTTTCTCCTCaagacatttcattttattttgatttttggatGATTGCCTTTAAGAACAGAGTTACTTCAcattatacataattttaacaAATGTGTAGGAACATTCAGTACATGAGTCATACTGACAGCCAGCAGTCAGCCACAGCTTAAAGCATATACTAATTAATGTAATTATCAGGGAGAACAAAAAATGATGCAAGGCATAcataaatatgtataaaataatgtataaataaatcacCGGTCACATACCCTGGGACATGTTATCCACAGCCATAACGAGAGTTGGTTCCAAAGTCAAAGTCAGTGGGGTTTTTGAATtgatttttggttagatgcctgaagtGAGGTCTGTGCTAATGTAATCTTAAGAGATTTTCACTTGGCTTAAAATATGTTCGTCCATATGAcctaccccacttgtgaattttgaagcttttacataTCCTAAAAAAGGAGGTTGCTAACATGTGACTAAATGAAACTACAGTGCCATTACTCTGAACACATCTCGCCTCGGTGTGGTGGTGATAAAGTCATGCGACTGCAGTGTCGCTCATGTCTTGCCTAATGTTGGCTTTTTGCTTCTGGCAGTTGCATCAACAAATCCATTAAATCCCACTGGATTCTTGACGAGTGAACCAGGACAGTGTTAACTTCCTGGTTGCCTtcagaaaatgtcatcactgcagcactctgttgtttctctctttaaaccacaACAATGTTTGTAATAATGTGACAAACATTGTTGTGGTTAAATATAATATTGGTATGACTGAGGTAATTATTATTTGCACAGTTATTGCTTGTATATACTTAAAAACTGTGCTCGCTGTCCCAAATACAGCCCCAAACTGTAAAAATCTTAGTGTCATCTTTGATAATAAACTCAGCTTGATCAAGCATGTCAACAGACATGGCTGCAGGTCCGAGGGGGCTGTGCCTTTTGTGTCAGGAGCCTCTAAGATCCAGAATAATCTCCCCAAGTAGAGCAGACCAGTGAGCCTCTTGTCCTCTTTTTAATCCCTATCAGTTTATCAATTTATTTATGTCCTGTTTGATTATCGatgtttctcttttctttctttttttttctattcctGTAAGGAGCATGAATAAACCCAGCATACACAAAAGAAAGAGATGAGAGTACTGTACTCACCTGTCTTTATGTGGGCTGTGCTTTATATGGATCCTACAAGTATTCTAATTTCATTTGTCTACAACAGACAAACAGCATAAAGAAACATTCACACagtaagtaaataagtaaatggctatacaaacacataaacataataataataaagaaaaggcATAACTGTAATATTAAGTGAACTTGATAGACATGTTGCTTGAAGTCATAAGTCATATTTCTGGATGTCTCATCAGCACTCTCGTGTGGTGGTTTCTTTGATGAGTGACGAGATTgttttgctgtatttttgttgttaaaatattacgtttcaaccaagtactgtatggttatgacacttttctagcttgttaaaaaaaaaaggacatgcagtaaaaaaaaaaaaatctcaaattttagaggtgcttcagcaccccccaaatgggctagaaacgcctatgtAGAGTAGTATTTCTTCCATCCAGCACAAATCCTAAGATGTTCTGCTTTTTATCAAACACACTGCTTTCCACTGCTCCAACATTAATTTGATTTCCAGTCACTACAAACAAGAGTCTCTATATTACTCTATATTGTTGCTGTTGCCTCAGGAGAGGAAACCGGTGGCTGCCGCTTGAATCACAAAGCCCAGCTGGTCGATGGATGTCTGCTTCCAGGCTACAGTCTGTTGCTCAGTTAGGACAAATCATGAGGGAACAAAGCCCCAGAGCTACTTCATTATATAATACAGCATGTACAATTGTTCCCTCTGTTATGCAACAGATAGAGTATCACAGCCCTGCTTGTATTGTACAATGTTTGACCACAAAACAGAAAGCTTTAATCTGTATCAGCTGGATCTGTTTCCATGGCCACTGGGTCCATCAGTCAGCCTTGTGCCTTTAGATCGCCCCACATCATCAGGATATTTAAATAATTATACATGTCAAATTCAGTATTTCTGTAAATTAAATAGAATCAGCAGATCTATGTATTTGGTCCAAAAGAACAAAACGTGTTGATCTACCTGACagcttaaaataacacaaaaacctTTACAGATGATTAAAaggtgtcagccctgcaatagtttggtgacctgtccagggtgtaccctgcctctcacccaatgtcagctgggataggctccagccccccagcaaccctcaagaggataagcggttagaaaatggatggataaaacgtgtcaaaataaaataaaaataatcagtgatttcacattttatcaagactcaggaggaaaagcacaggtgtgcgTCATTCGGTTTTTAGTTTCACCTGGGCTTTTCCTGTCTTGACAATCTTAATCTCAAAAGTTTGTACTCTCAGGACACTTTGGCCTCAAAAACACTGTTTATCTGATTTGAACATTtaacaaataattaaatgaacACTTTTGCGACATCAGTTTAAATTTTAGGTGTTCTGGGACCATCACCTTCTCATATCAGGGTTTGTCTGCAATGTACAGTGAAATGACGgtaaacattacattttgtatttgAGAATAACTGTTAgacatttttaaacttttttttttctttaaagagagacagaaaagccTACATCTGCacttttaaatacttttatatCAGCTGAGGCCAAGTTATGATCCAGTCTATAAAACacattgttttgatttgttCTGCTCTGTTTTGACCCACATTACAGGAATGACCTGCCAGTTAAACACTGGCCTAAATTCCTCAGTCTCCTCGATCGCTGTCTGACACAGAAAACCTCAAACGTCTGTCTCCACTGTGTACATCATTATAAACATCATAAATACTGTACTAATATGTTAacatcaaattattttttaaaaagacaagttTTTTTAATCCTGCTAGTGGTGTTAATTATTGCAAATTCGATGTATATTCACATATAATTTTATAGAGTTTGACTTATGGTTGAAAAATCTGAAGTTGTGGTTTCACATCTGAACATACAGATCTCTTTACAAAATAACTGATGATAACATTTAGGGGCATCAGAATATAAAAACCACATATGTAGCTGCTGCTGTCTACTGTCTGGGTAATAATATTAACATGGCTCTACACTATTCAGGTGTTCCCCTTTAGGCCATGACAGAGATGCACAATACCAGCACCCTGAGGCAGTGAAATGAAATTCAGCCATCAATAATtccattatttacacctgtgattgttctactgtgacatgtcaaaatgtcttctgtgagcAAAGGCCTGGTGACAGCAGGTTTTAATCCTGTTTATAAAAGGCTGCAACATAGTATTTTCAATATTGATTAGTTCTAGAGAATTTTTCTATTAACCAATTGATTTAG is part of the Epinephelus lanceolatus isolate andai-2023 chromosome 5, ASM4190304v1, whole genome shotgun sequence genome and encodes:
- the LOC144463509 gene encoding histone H2A-like, which gives rise to MSGRGKTGGKARAKAKTRSSRAGLQFPVGRVHRLLRKGNYAERVGAGAPVYLAAVLEYLTAEILELAGNAARDNKKTRIIPRHLQLAVRNDEELNKLLGGVTIAQGGVLPNIQAVLLPKKTEKAAKSK
- the LOC144463508 gene encoding histone H3, which produces MARTKQTARKSTGGKAPRKQLATKAARKSAPATGGVKKPHRYRPGTVALREIRRYQKSTELLIRKLPFQRLVREIAQDFKTDLRFQSSAVMALQEASEAYLVGLFEDTNLCAIHAKRVTIMPKDIQLARRIRGERA
- the LOC144458331 gene encoding histone H2B 1/2-like encodes the protein MPETTVKAPKKGSKKAVSKSVSKSGKKKRRTRKESYAIYVYKVLKQVHPDTGISSKAMGIMNSFVSDIFERIAGEASRLAHYNKRSTITSREIQTAVRLLLPGELAKHAVSEGTKAVTKYTSSK